Proteins encoded in a region of the Mycolicibacterium neoaurum genome:
- a CDS encoding molybdopterin-dependent oxidoreductase — protein MTGGRDVAVTARVGVALGIAVAVCFVTGLLSHAIAHPQPWFGWPTAPVWLYRFTQGSHVASGIAAIPLVVVKLWSVWPKLFQRRRGRGGAGVLVRLLERGSILVLVAAILFELSTGLLNIAQWYVFGFYFPPVHYAMAYVAAGAVLVHLAVKLPVIRQALGEPVDASSPTGPSRRTVLRATWLAVAVATVATVGQTVPLLRRVSVLAPRSGQGPQGVPVNRTARAAGVVTAASAVDYRLTVVDGSRTRAFAIDELRAMPQTTQHLPIACVEGWSAGAQWSGVVLAELLAAVGADTDSDVRMVSLEPPGPYSRTVLPARHVRDTRTLIALQVNGETLNLDHGYPCRLIAASRPGVLQTKWLSRIEVLR, from the coding sequence GTGACCGGCGGGCGCGATGTCGCCGTGACCGCACGGGTCGGCGTCGCGCTGGGGATCGCGGTGGCGGTGTGCTTCGTAACGGGACTGCTCAGCCACGCCATTGCGCACCCACAGCCCTGGTTCGGCTGGCCGACGGCCCCGGTGTGGTTGTACCGATTCACCCAGGGATCTCATGTCGCCAGTGGTATCGCGGCGATCCCGCTCGTGGTGGTCAAGCTGTGGTCGGTGTGGCCCAAGCTGTTCCAGCGACGCCGCGGACGTGGCGGAGCCGGCGTGCTGGTGCGATTGCTGGAGCGCGGATCCATCCTGGTGCTCGTCGCGGCCATCCTGTTCGAGCTGAGCACCGGGCTGCTGAACATCGCGCAGTGGTACGTCTTCGGGTTCTATTTCCCGCCGGTGCATTACGCGATGGCGTATGTCGCTGCGGGTGCGGTGCTGGTGCACCTCGCGGTGAAGCTGCCCGTCATCCGCCAGGCACTGGGTGAGCCCGTCGACGCGTCCAGCCCCACCGGGCCGAGTCGGCGGACCGTGCTGCGCGCAACCTGGCTGGCCGTGGCGGTGGCCACCGTGGCTACCGTCGGTCAGACAGTCCCGCTGCTGCGGCGGGTCTCGGTGCTCGCGCCCCGTTCCGGTCAAGGGCCACAAGGGGTTCCGGTCAACCGAACCGCGCGTGCCGCGGGTGTGGTCACGGCCGCCTCGGCCGTCGACTACCGGTTGACCGTGGTCGACGGTTCGCGCACAAGGGCCTTCGCCATCGACGAGTTGCGGGCCATGCCCCAGACGACCCAGCACCTGCCCATCGCCTGTGTGGAGGGATGGAGTGCTGGTGCGCAGTGGAGCGGTGTGGTCCTTGCCGAACTGCTGGCCGCCGTCGGTGCGGACACCGACTCCGATGTTCGGATGGTGTCGCTGGAGCCCCCGGGGCCGTACTCGCGGACTGTGCTGCCGGCTCGGCACGTGCGCGACACCCGGACGCTCATCGCCCTCCAGGTCAACGGCGAAACGCTGAACCTCGACCACGGCTACCCGTGCCGCCTGATCGCGGCGAGCAGACCCGGAGTGCTGCAGACCAAATGGTTGTCGCGTATCGAGGTGCTGCGATGA